A genomic window from Levilactobacillus yonginensis includes:
- a CDS encoding YfhO family protein: MQDKKRRWSLSRRQATLLGAFFTPFILMTAYFIYRQMAPFGSSSLLTVDLGQQYIDFFAYLRRAILHDPSSIFYSFANGLGGEMLGTWAYYLLSPLNWLLLLCPGASLTTGVFFLTVFKYGLAGLTFGWLLDKTTAQSGLKLVTFATAYALMGWSIANQLNIMWLDAAYLLPLIFYGLYLLMHSGKWRTYVIWLTIMLVVNYYMAYMICLFMILAFIWLAVDRFTTWKTLLLQTGKFALTSIVSGLLAAFILLPTWWSLAQSKAQYTVTTFKWKFEFFPPKMLAKFFMGSFNFDQMPSGTANLFIGAIALLGSIFFFSDRRVRLRSRLTAGMLTIFLALSLCVQPLDLLWHAGQFPVWYPYRFSFIVSFWLIWLAARTLTDDFQPGWLAIAIATLLIAAGGAYVALNLKAFKFLQMNQVLLGLFFVVLALALTTLPMKTHWIYPLTFFVIGLTEVSANAFMSLNNISYVSQGEYGNYTNELQQLVAKVQQRDSGAYRIGKTFLRTKGDAFQTGYNGGGVFSSVLTKTTPTFYGNIGNPDGDGFVAYTNGTLVTDSLLNMKYYFQQKELSGALSGSSLLPAATNAADLADYQKIGSDHWATTYRNPYALPMGYAANSQILRLKNKTADPAQYQANWLAALTGNPADQKLYTAQNFNQVTFQNINQQTKITGAVLQKKNLLKPAKITLTFVPQDNDAYYLTFGSTVNPDNANFVLNGKALNQYKTYRNTIMVSAADHDQGQPMKLTIQLKKGSLWLDNFTLYRLDTHRFQSAVTQLKTQPWHLTKHTSRYFKGTVTSQRSGQVLNTSIPYSQGWHATVNGRPAKTFKTVGMFTAVKLPKGNNTVTLAYWPPLLNVGILISLGTLITLTGGWYLYHRRH, translated from the coding sequence TTGCAAGACAAAAAACGGCGCTGGTCCCTTTCCCGACGCCAAGCAACTTTATTGGGTGCGTTCTTCACACCCTTCATATTAATGACAGCCTATTTTATTTACCGACAAATGGCGCCGTTCGGATCAAGTAGTTTACTCACCGTTGACCTCGGTCAGCAGTACATCGATTTCTTCGCTTACCTACGACGAGCGATTCTTCACGATCCTAGCAGCATTTTCTATTCGTTTGCGAATGGCTTAGGTGGCGAAATGTTGGGAACCTGGGCCTACTACTTGTTGAGTCCTTTGAATTGGTTACTGTTACTGTGTCCTGGTGCATCACTAACCACCGGTGTGTTCTTTCTCACCGTCTTTAAATATGGTCTCGCGGGATTAACCTTCGGCTGGTTGCTGGACAAAACGACTGCCCAATCAGGACTCAAGTTGGTGACCTTTGCCACGGCCTATGCCCTGATGGGCTGGTCGATTGCCAATCAGTTAAACATCATGTGGTTGGACGCTGCCTACCTACTGCCTTTAATTTTCTATGGTCTGTATCTTCTGATGCACTCCGGCAAGTGGCGGACCTACGTCATCTGGCTGACAATTATGTTGGTCGTCAACTACTATATGGCCTACATGATCTGTCTTTTTATGATTCTGGCCTTTATCTGGCTGGCTGTCGATCGATTCACCACTTGGAAGACACTACTGCTTCAAACCGGTAAATTTGCACTGACCTCAATCGTCAGTGGCTTACTGGCCGCATTTATCCTCCTGCCAACCTGGTGGTCACTTGCCCAGAGTAAAGCACAATACACGGTCACCACGTTTAAATGGAAATTTGAATTTTTCCCACCTAAAATGTTGGCTAAGTTCTTCATGGGCAGTTTTAACTTCGATCAAATGCCTAGTGGGACTGCCAACCTCTTCATTGGGGCGATTGCTTTATTAGGAAGCATCTTCTTCTTTAGCGACCGCCGCGTCCGTCTACGCAGTCGACTGACCGCCGGCATGTTGACCATCTTCTTGGCTCTCTCACTCTGCGTTCAACCATTAGATTTACTCTGGCACGCCGGTCAGTTCCCCGTTTGGTACCCGTACCGGTTCTCATTTATTGTCAGCTTCTGGCTGATTTGGCTGGCCGCACGAACGCTCACCGACGACTTTCAACCTGGATGGCTGGCAATTGCCATTGCCACGCTACTGATTGCTGCTGGTGGGGCCTACGTGGCACTCAATCTAAAGGCCTTCAAGTTCCTGCAAATGAACCAGGTTCTCTTAGGATTGTTCTTCGTTGTTTTGGCGCTTGCCTTAACGACCCTACCCATGAAGACTCACTGGATCTACCCGCTGACATTCTTCGTGATTGGTCTGACTGAAGTTTCCGCCAACGCCTTTATGTCGCTCAATAACATCAGCTACGTCTCCCAAGGTGAATATGGCAACTATACCAATGAACTCCAACAATTGGTCGCCAAGGTCCAGCAGAGAGACTCTGGGGCCTACCGAATTGGCAAGACCTTTCTCCGGACTAAGGGGGATGCCTTTCAGACGGGATACAATGGCGGTGGTGTCTTCTCATCCGTCTTGACCAAAACGACACCTACTTTCTATGGCAACATTGGAAACCCCGATGGAGACGGATTCGTTGCGTACACTAATGGGACCCTGGTCACCGATTCTCTGTTGAACATGAAATACTATTTCCAACAAAAAGAATTGTCTGGCGCCCTCAGCGGTAGCAGTCTACTACCGGCCGCGACTAATGCCGCCGACCTAGCGGATTACCAAAAGATTGGGTCCGACCACTGGGCAACGACTTATCGTAACCCCTACGCACTCCCGATGGGCTACGCGGCCAATTCTCAAATTCTCAGGTTGAAGAATAAGACGGCTGACCCCGCCCAGTACCAGGCTAACTGGTTAGCAGCGTTGACTGGGAACCCAGCCGATCAGAAACTTTACACGGCACAAAACTTCAATCAAGTCACATTCCAAAATATTAATCAGCAGACTAAAATCACTGGCGCAGTTTTGCAAAAGAAGAATCTGCTGAAGCCAGCCAAGATTACGCTGACGTTCGTACCGCAAGACAACGACGCCTATTATCTGACGTTTGGCTCCACCGTGAACCCCGATAACGCAAACTTTGTTTTAAACGGCAAGGCCCTGAATCAATATAAGACCTACCGCAACACCATCATGGTGAGCGCGGCTGATCACGATCAAGGCCAACCGATGAAACTGACGATTCAACTCAAGAAGGGGTCCCTCTGGTTGGATAACTTCACGTTATACCGATTAGATACGCACCGCTTTCAGTCAGCGGTTACCCAACTAAAGACGCAACCTTGGCACCTGACGAAGCACACCAGCCGTTACTTTAAGGGAACGGTGACAAGTCAAAGGTCTGGACAAGTGCTGAACACCTCTATTCCTTATTCACAAGGTTGGCACGCGACCGTCAACGGTCGTCCCGCTAAAACATTCAAAACTGTGGGGATGTTCACTGCTGTTAAATTACCTAAAGGCAACAACACAGTGACACTCGCCTACTGGCCCCCTCTCCTGAATGTCGGTATTTTAATTAGTTTAGGAACACTGATCACCTTGACTGGTGGCTGGTATCTTTACCACCGTCGGCATTAA
- a CDS encoding HesB/YadR/YfhF family protein: MKIKVTDAASKWFREDMGMTGRGVRFFGKVYGKTPVHEGFSLGMTPDDHPRHPVVAEKKDDVTYYITEGDQWFFVGYDLTIDYDAKTDGPVYQYDDNGELDK; the protein is encoded by the coding sequence ATGAAAATTAAGGTTACTGATGCAGCAAGTAAATGGTTTCGGGAAGACATGGGCATGACCGGCCGTGGTGTTCGTTTCTTTGGTAAAGTTTACGGCAAGACCCCGGTCCACGAAGGATTTTCACTGGGAATGACGCCTGACGATCATCCCCGCCACCCAGTTGTTGCGGAGAAGAAGGATGATGTGACCTATTACATTACTGAGGGCGACCAATGGTTCTTCGTGGGTTATGATTTAACAATTGATTACGACGCCAAGACGGATGGTCCCGTCTACCAATACGATGACAATGGTGAACTTGATAAATAG
- the greA gene encoding transcription elongation factor GreA, whose amino-acid sequence MAQDKMYPMTEEGKEKLEAELEDLKINQRPKVIDRIKIARSYGDLSENSEYESAKDEQSMLETRISTVERMLQYAQIIDNGGTDKDEITVGKKVVFKELPDEEPEEYTIVGAAEADPMSGKISNDSPIAKGLLGHRKGEKVTFETPGGDMSVEVLDVE is encoded by the coding sequence GTGGCACAAGACAAAATGTATCCAATGACCGAGGAAGGCAAGGAGAAGCTTGAAGCCGAACTCGAAGATTTAAAAATTAATCAACGTCCTAAGGTAATCGATCGGATCAAGATTGCTCGTTCTTACGGGGACCTTTCAGAAAACTCTGAATACGAGTCAGCTAAGGACGAACAGAGTATGTTGGAAACGCGAATCAGCACCGTTGAACGGATGCTCCAATACGCGCAGATCATTGACAACGGTGGGACTGACAAAGACGAGATCACTGTTGGTAAGAAGGTCGTCTTCAAGGAGCTTCCCGATGAAGAGCCTGAAGAATACACGATCGTTGGGGCGGCAGAAGCTGACCCAATGTCAGGAAAAATCTCTAATGATTCACCGATTGCTAAGGGTCTTCTAGGTCATCGTAAGGGTGAAAAGGTTACGTTCGAAACGCCGGGCGGTGACATGTCCGTCGAAGTTTTAGACGTTGAATAA
- the udk gene encoding uridine kinase, translating into MATVLADKKRPIIIGVTGGSGSGKTTVSRAIFNQLIGHSIMILQQDSYYNDQSEMTMEERAAVNYDHPLAFDTDLLISQLKQLLDRQAIEKPVYDYTLSTRSDKTIHQEPRDVIILEGILILDDERLRDLMDIKVFVDTDDDIRIIRRIERDMNERGRSLESIIQQYLATVKPTYHQFVEPTKRYADLIVPEGGENQVAIDLLVTKIRAILEASGNEQVFDNPDTTI; encoded by the coding sequence ATGGCGACAGTGTTGGCAGACAAAAAGCGACCGATCATTATTGGGGTAACTGGGGGTTCTGGTAGCGGTAAGACGACCGTTAGTCGGGCAATCTTCAATCAGTTGATTGGACATTCAATCATGATTTTGCAACAGGATTCGTATTACAATGATCAGTCCGAAATGACCATGGAAGAACGGGCAGCGGTGAACTATGATCACCCACTGGCCTTCGATACAGATCTTTTAATTTCCCAGTTGAAGCAACTTTTAGATCGTCAGGCAATTGAGAAGCCTGTGTATGATTACACGCTCTCAACACGTAGTGACAAGACGATTCATCAGGAACCACGGGATGTCATTATTTTGGAAGGTATCTTAATTCTAGATGATGAACGGTTGCGGGATTTGATGGACATCAAGGTCTTCGTCGATACTGATGATGATATTCGGATTATTCGGCGGATCGAACGGGACATGAATGAACGGGGCCGGTCGTTGGAATCCATTATTCAACAGTACCTAGCGACGGTTAAGCCAACTTACCATCAATTTGTTGAACCAACCAAACGTTACGCTGACCTGATTGTGCCTGAAGGTGGCGAGAACCAAGTCGCCATCGACCTGTTAGTTACCAAGATTCGGGCAATTCTTGAGGCTAGTGGTAACGAACAAGTTTTTGACAATCCAGATACAACCATATAG
- the mltG gene encoding endolytic transglycosylase MltG, translating into MDNGTDPTPTRHEAGNKRSFGRRIIIGVASLLVILAVAIGVFGYHYFQTSLKPYDADDQNVVQVHVPLGATSNKIGQILQDKKVVKSGMVFNYYVKSNKFTNFQAGYYQLKPSMSLKQIATQLQKGGSAEPIQSQAGKVLVREGETIDQLAAEIPQTTDFTKKEFMSLMKDQAFFNQLAVKYPQLLGSAKQAKHVRYRLEGYLAPATYQASKKMTLKQIVTQMVGNMDQQLQPSYAAIKKQGRSVQEVLTLASLVEREGVTQSDRDKIAGVFLNRIKAGMALQSDITVQYALKTTKKTLTYKDLKVKSPYNLYIHTGYGPGPFANPSASSIKAVLHPADRKKGYYYFIANTKTGKVYFSETYAQHQEKTSSLASDNK; encoded by the coding sequence TTGGATAATGGCACAGATCCCACGCCTACACGGCATGAAGCGGGGAATAAACGTTCATTTGGACGACGCATTATCATTGGTGTGGCAAGTCTGCTTGTGATTCTGGCAGTAGCAATTGGTGTCTTCGGGTACCACTACTTCCAGACGTCACTGAAGCCCTATGATGCTGATGATCAAAACGTGGTTCAAGTTCACGTTCCCCTTGGAGCGACCTCGAATAAGATTGGTCAGATTCTCCAGGATAAAAAAGTGGTTAAGAGTGGTATGGTTTTCAACTACTACGTCAAATCAAATAAATTCACGAACTTTCAGGCAGGTTATTATCAATTGAAACCTTCAATGAGTTTGAAGCAAATTGCTACGCAGCTTCAAAAGGGTGGTTCGGCGGAACCAATTCAGAGCCAAGCTGGTAAGGTCCTGGTTCGTGAAGGTGAGACAATTGATCAACTAGCCGCTGAGATTCCACAAACCACTGATTTCACCAAGAAGGAATTCATGAGTCTGATGAAAGATCAGGCTTTCTTCAATCAGTTGGCGGTCAAGTATCCACAGCTGTTGGGTTCAGCCAAACAGGCTAAGCACGTCCGGTATCGGTTGGAAGGTTATCTAGCTCCGGCCACGTATCAGGCTAGCAAAAAGATGACCTTGAAACAGATTGTGACCCAGATGGTTGGTAACATGGACCAGCAATTGCAACCGAGCTACGCTGCCATCAAGAAGCAAGGCCGTAGCGTTCAAGAAGTTCTGACCCTAGCGTCCTTAGTCGAACGTGAAGGGGTCACGCAATCTGACCGGGACAAGATTGCGGGGGTCTTCTTAAACCGGATCAAGGCAGGAATGGCACTTCAATCTGATATTACCGTTCAGTATGCATTGAAGACGACTAAGAAGACGTTGACTTACAAGGATTTGAAGGTCAAGTCACCGTATAACTTGTACATTCATACGGGATACGGGCCTGGTCCGTTTGCGAACCCGAGCGCTTCATCGATCAAGGCGGTCTTACATCCGGCTGACCGAAAGAAGGGGTACTACTACTTCATCGCCAATACCAAGACGGGAAAGGTATACTTCTCAGAAACCTATGCGCAACATCAAGAAAAAACAAGTTCATTAGCAAGCGATAATAAATAA
- the pheT gene encoding phenylalanine--tRNA ligase subunit beta, producing the protein MKISYNWIKEYLDLNVSPADLAEKIERTSVEVDDVVKPSDGLKKIVVGHVLLIEMHPDSDHLHICQVDVGEDEPLQIVCGAPNIDKGQRVIVALPGSRIAGNVKIKKSKMRGVPSAGMICALQEIGFSDDVVPKEYADGIYVLPADATPGDDVYDYLGMNDSLIDLDVTPNRGDMLSLNGTLHDLAAIYDRPVTLDQVDLKEAGHAIEGQLAVHVDADLAPQYRMRLVKQVKLAPSPMWLQVRLWNAGYRPINNVVDITNYIMLKYGQPLHAFDYDKFAGQDVYVRTAKAGEKLTTLDEGEHDLDPQDIVIADDKAPIALAGVMGGLSTAISDETVTVAIESAVFEHDHIRKAAQRHHLHTDASQRFERGVNQAGVQEALDAAAQMMNELAAGEVQLGSVVGSVNIPDPAVITITLGHINAVLGTDLDLTKVTHILESLGFDVASEGETLTVTVPVRRNDIHIPADLLEEIARIYGYDELPTTLPTGRMTMGTLTSAQKLMRATRHSLEGLGLNQAISYALTTEDKAKMFLMQDSETTQLAWPMSVDHAVLRMNVVTGLLDDIAYNSARKVKDVALYEQGRVFYREDGTDRPNEQEHIAGAITGTLMPAGWNQPAQEVDFYQIKGIVEAYLKDMAVNGDVTYEANTDMPEMHPGRTADILVHGHRIGFMGQVHPTIAKQFKIGATYVFELNLQAIIDMPKQENQYDVISRYPAITRDIAMLVADDVTNEQIVALIEKRGGAFLQSVKLFDVYDGVKVPKGKKSLAYTLTYQDKNETLVDDAVTQAFEKVEKRLQDDLGAEIR; encoded by the coding sequence ATGAAGATTTCATACAATTGGATTAAAGAATATTTAGATTTAAACGTATCACCCGCTGATTTGGCGGAAAAAATCGAACGGACTTCCGTTGAAGTTGATGACGTCGTTAAGCCTAGTGACGGTTTAAAGAAAATCGTTGTTGGCCACGTCTTGTTGATTGAAATGCATCCAGATTCAGACCACTTGCACATTTGTCAAGTAGACGTAGGCGAAGACGAACCCTTACAAATTGTGTGTGGCGCGCCTAATATTGATAAGGGTCAAAGGGTTATTGTTGCTTTGCCTGGTTCCCGCATTGCCGGCAACGTTAAAATCAAGAAGTCTAAGATGCGCGGTGTTCCTTCCGCCGGTATGATCTGTGCTCTACAAGAAATTGGTTTTTCAGATGATGTGGTTCCTAAGGAATACGCCGATGGAATCTATGTTTTACCAGCCGATGCCACGCCGGGTGACGATGTGTACGATTACCTGGGGATGAACGACAGCCTGATCGACTTGGATGTGACACCTAACCGGGGTGACATGCTGAGCTTGAACGGAACGTTGCATGATTTGGCAGCCATCTACGACCGACCAGTTACCCTTGATCAAGTTGATTTGAAGGAAGCCGGTCACGCCATCGAAGGTCAATTGGCTGTTCACGTAGATGCTGATTTAGCCCCTCAATACCGGATGCGGTTAGTCAAGCAGGTTAAGCTGGCTCCAAGTCCAATGTGGTTACAGGTTCGTTTGTGGAACGCTGGTTACCGGCCAATCAACAACGTGGTCGATATCACGAACTACATTATGCTGAAATATGGTCAACCTTTGCACGCTTTTGACTACGACAAGTTTGCTGGCCAAGACGTTTACGTCCGGACGGCTAAAGCTGGCGAAAAGCTGACGACCTTGGATGAAGGCGAACACGACTTAGACCCACAAGATATCGTCATTGCCGACGACAAAGCCCCAATCGCGTTGGCTGGTGTGATGGGTGGATTAAGCACGGCTATTTCCGATGAGACCGTCACGGTGGCCATTGAATCTGCCGTTTTTGAACATGATCACATCCGGAAGGCGGCCCAACGGCATCATTTACACACGGACGCTTCTCAACGGTTCGAACGTGGTGTCAACCAAGCGGGCGTGCAAGAAGCCTTAGACGCTGCTGCGCAAATGATGAACGAACTGGCCGCGGGTGAAGTGCAACTGGGTTCCGTTGTGGGTTCAGTAAACATTCCTGATCCAGCGGTCATTACGATTACGTTAGGCCACATCAATGCCGTCTTGGGAACTGACCTTGACCTCACTAAAGTTACCCATATCCTGGAAAGCTTAGGCTTTGACGTCGCTAGCGAAGGCGAAACGCTTACGGTGACGGTGCCGGTTCGGCGGAACGACATTCACATTCCGGCTGATTTATTGGAAGAAATTGCCCGGATCTACGGTTACGATGAGTTACCAACGACGTTACCCACTGGGCGGATGACGATGGGGACGTTGACTTCCGCACAAAAATTGATGCGAGCAACGCGGCACTCACTGGAAGGTTTGGGCTTGAACCAAGCGATTTCCTACGCATTGACGACGGAAGACAAGGCCAAGATGTTCTTGATGCAAGACAGTGAAACGACCCAATTGGCTTGGCCAATGAGTGTTGATCACGCGGTTTTGCGGATGAACGTTGTCACGGGGCTCTTAGACGACATTGCCTACAATTCTGCTCGTAAAGTGAAGGATGTGGCTTTGTACGAACAAGGCCGGGTCTTCTATCGTGAGGATGGTACTGACCGTCCGAACGAACAGGAACACATTGCTGGTGCAATCACCGGGACGCTGATGCCTGCTGGTTGGAACCAACCTGCCCAAGAAGTTGATTTCTATCAAATCAAGGGGATCGTTGAAGCTTATCTGAAGGACATGGCCGTTAACGGGGATGTCACTTACGAAGCCAATACCGATATGCCTGAAATGCATCCAGGTCGAACCGCAGATATCTTAGTTCACGGTCACCGGATCGGTTTCATGGGTCAAGTTCACCCTACGATTGCTAAGCAATTTAAGATTGGTGCCACTTACGTCTTTGAACTCAACTTGCAGGCAATCATCGATATGCCTAAGCAGGAAAACCAATACGACGTGATTTCACGTTACCCAGCGATTACGCGGGACATTGCCATGCTGGTAGCCGATGACGTGACGAACGAACAAATCGTGGCCTTGATTGAAAAGCGGGGCGGAGCATTCCTGCAGTCCGTCAAGCTGTTTGACGTTTACGATGGTGTCAAGGTCCCTAAGGGGAAGAAGTCATTGGCTTACACCCTGACTTACCAAGACAAAAATGAAACGTTGGTCGATGACGCCGTTACGCAAGCCTTCGAAAAGGTTGAGAAACGCTTGCAAGATGACTTAGGTGCTGAAATTCGTTAA
- the pheS gene encoding phenylalanine--tRNA ligase subunit alpha, which translates to MSLKDKLSELHQRGLAEIQKSSDLKDVNQVRVSLLGKKGPITEVLRGMRDLDAEERPKVGAFANEIRDDLTAALTKRREELENAVLNARLANEKIDVTLPGTPVAKGEPHVIQQIIDQIEDLFLGMGYQVLSGPEVEEDKYNFEMMNLPKNHPARDMQDTFYITKEILMRTQTSPMQARTLEKHDFSQGPLKMISPGVVYRRDTDDPTHSHQFHQVEGLVIDKHVTMADLKGTLQVLAHELFGDKFDVRLRPSYFPFTEPSVEADITCFNCGGKGCGVCKNTGWIEVLGAGMVHPNVLKMAGVDPDVYGGFAFGVGPDRFAMLKYGVDDIRNFYLNDVRFLTQFTKKG; encoded by the coding sequence ATGTCGTTAAAAGATAAATTAAGCGAACTGCACCAACGCGGTTTGGCTGAAATTCAGAAATCAAGCGACCTCAAGGACGTGAACCAAGTCCGGGTATCGTTGTTAGGTAAAAAGGGTCCCATCACGGAAGTTTTGCGGGGCATGCGGGACTTAGACGCCGAAGAACGGCCCAAGGTTGGTGCCTTTGCCAATGAAATTCGTGATGATTTAACGGCAGCTTTGACCAAGCGTCGTGAAGAATTGGAAAATGCCGTTTTGAACGCCCGATTGGCGAATGAAAAAATCGATGTAACGTTGCCTGGGACACCAGTAGCCAAGGGTGAACCACACGTGATTCAACAAATTATCGATCAAATCGAAGACCTCTTCTTGGGAATGGGTTACCAGGTTTTGAGTGGACCTGAAGTTGAAGAAGATAAGTACAACTTTGAAATGATGAATTTGCCCAAGAATCACCCAGCTCGGGATATGCAGGATACGTTCTACATTACGAAGGAAATCTTGATGCGGACACAGACATCACCAATGCAAGCACGGACACTGGAAAAGCACGATTTTAGTCAAGGGCCGTTGAAGATGATCTCGCCTGGAGTTGTTTACCGTCGCGATACCGATGACCCAACCCACTCCCACCAATTTCATCAGGTGGAAGGGCTGGTTATCGACAAGCACGTCACCATGGCTGACCTGAAGGGGACCCTTCAAGTTCTGGCTCACGAATTGTTTGGGGATAAGTTTGACGTCCGCTTGCGGCCAAGCTACTTCCCATTTACTGAACCTTCCGTTGAAGCTGACATTACCTGCTTTAACTGTGGTGGTAAGGGCTGCGGTGTTTGCAAGAATACCGGTTGGATCGAAGTTCTCGGTGCCGGCATGGTTCACCCGAACGTCTTGAAGATGGCCGGTGTGGATCCTGATGTTTACGGTGGGTTTGCCTTCGGTGTGGGCCCAGACCGGTTCGCTATGTTGAAGTATGGGGTCGATGACATCCGGAACTTCTACTTAAATGATGTTCGCTTCCTTACGCAATTCACGAAGAAAGGATAA
- a CDS encoding helix-turn-helix domain-containing protein encodes MQTMSPKVPDESTVDFTLCPRFEQTFSFLGKKWNGLIIDVLLQEGPQRFRDLARKIPRCSDRVLVERLKELEVNGVIVRRTFPDNALIEYELTQKGQEFKDIMLAVHAWSDKWYCPTETNQK; translated from the coding sequence ATGCAAACAATGTCACCAAAGGTGCCTGACGAATCCACTGTGGATTTCACACTTTGTCCACGATTCGAACAGACTTTTTCTTTTTTGGGTAAGAAGTGGAATGGCTTAATTATTGATGTTCTGCTTCAAGAAGGTCCACAACGATTCCGTGATTTAGCGCGGAAGATTCCGCGTTGCAGCGATCGGGTCCTGGTTGAGCGTTTAAAGGAATTGGAAGTTAATGGCGTGATTGTTCGCCGGACCTTTCCAGACAACGCGTTGATCGAATACGAATTAACCCAAAAGGGGCAAGAGTTCAAAGATATCATGTTGGCCGTTCACGCTTGGTCAGATAAGTGGTATTGCCCAACGGAAACCAACCAGAAGTAG
- a CDS encoding HD domain-containing protein — protein sequence MTKLTWRDDPEYLALVSDLLAQEPVQRLANYTQHHHSNRLDHSISVSYNSYLIAKKLGLNTRATARGGLLHDLFYYDWRTTKFNLGSHAFIHPRVSLRNAEKLTDLSPMEKDIILKHMWGATLAMPKYRESVIVSLVDDYEAVHEFCGPARKRVEALMDKVTPNA from the coding sequence ATGACCAAACTTACTTGGCGCGATGACCCCGAGTACCTTGCTTTAGTTTCTGACTTGTTGGCACAGGAGCCGGTTCAACGCCTGGCGAATTATACCCAGCATCACCACTCTAACCGATTAGACCACTCTATTTCGGTTTCCTACAATAGCTATTTGATTGCAAAGAAACTTGGTTTGAATACCCGGGCCACTGCGCGGGGTGGGTTGTTACATGACTTGTTTTATTATGATTGGCGCACGACGAAGTTCAATCTGGGCTCGCACGCATTCATCCATCCACGAGTTTCCCTCCGGAACGCTGAGAAGCTGACGGACCTGAGCCCAATGGAAAAAGATATTATTCTGAAGCATATGTGGGGTGCCACCCTCGCTATGCCTAAATACCGGGAGAGTGTCATTGTTTCTTTGGTGGATGACTATGAAGCTGTTCATGAATTCTGTGGACCAGCCCGTAAGCGTGTTGAAGCTCTGATGGACAAGGTTACGCCTAACGCCTAG
- a CDS encoding TrmH family RNA methyltransferase: MREKITSGQNKRVKQWRALTSKKGRKATQTYLLESWHLVQEAIKAQQPLTAILGTAEQLDRHAAELPDNVDIFELTESIANTIGDTGTPQGIFATAPLTRDEDVDPAVATGVWLFLDYVQDPGNIGTMVRTADAAGLAGVVFGKGTASRYLPKVLRSMQGSQFHIQVVEADLHDWISAFTSRHLPVYGTNLDPQAKDYRDVPALSAGAIIMGNEGNGMAPDLQQMTTRNLYIPIKGQAESLNVAIAAGVVMFRLVG; this comes from the coding sequence GTGAGAGAAAAGATAACGTCAGGGCAAAATAAGCGCGTCAAGCAGTGGCGGGCTTTGACTAGTAAAAAGGGACGGAAAGCAACTCAAACCTACCTATTAGAAAGTTGGCATTTGGTTCAGGAGGCAATCAAGGCTCAGCAACCACTGACTGCCATCTTGGGAACGGCTGAGCAGTTGGACCGGCACGCTGCTGAGCTACCGGATAACGTCGATATTTTCGAACTGACTGAAAGTATTGCCAATACAATCGGGGATACTGGTACCCCCCAAGGAATTTTTGCAACTGCGCCGTTAACACGCGATGAAGACGTTGATCCAGCTGTGGCGACTGGTGTCTGGCTCTTCCTCGACTACGTACAAGATCCCGGTAACATTGGGACCATGGTGCGGACGGCAGATGCGGCGGGTCTGGCCGGGGTAGTCTTTGGCAAGGGAACGGCGAGTCGCTACCTGCCTAAAGTTCTGCGATCCATGCAAGGGAGTCAGTTTCACATCCAAGTGGTGGAAGCCGACCTGCATGACTGGATCAGTGCCTTCACGAGTCGGCACTTACCCGTCTATGGAACGAATCTAGATCCACAGGCGAAAGATTACCGGGATGTGCCCGCTCTCAGTGCAGGTGCTATCATCATGGGTAACGAGGGTAATGGAATGGCGCCCGACCTCCAGCAGATGACGACTAGAAACCTGTATATTCCCATCAAGGGTCAGGCAGAATCACTGAACGTGGCGATTGCTGCGGGAGTCGTGATGTTTCGGCTAGTGGGCTGA
- a CDS encoding acylphosphatase codes for MQTQKLIISGLVQGVGFRWSTAKVAQQLGVTGTVRNCSNGQVEVLATGDSHQLVDFQTQLNHGLAPWISVQAIDVTDLPLHHFNGFQIIA; via the coding sequence GTGCAAACCCAAAAACTCATTATTAGTGGTCTGGTTCAGGGCGTCGGTTTTCGGTGGTCAACAGCCAAGGTAGCCCAGCAACTAGGTGTCACCGGCACCGTCAGAAATTGTAGCAACGGTCAGGTCGAAGTATTGGCCACCGGCGACTCACACCAACTCGTTGACTTTCAAACCCAGCTCAATCATGGCCTAGCTCCCTGGATTTCCGTTCAAGCCATCGACGTAACGGACCTCCCCCTACACCACTTTAACGGTTTTCAGATCATTGCTTAG